Proteins encoded in a region of the Homo sapiens chromosome 20, GRCh38.p14 Primary Assembly genome:
- the UBE2C gene encoding ubiquitin-conjugating enzyme E2 C isoform 2 (isoform 2 is encoded by transcript variant 2) — protein sequence MASQNRDPAATSVAAARKGAEPSGGAARGPVGKRLQQELMTLMMSGDKGISAFPESDNLFKWVGTIHGAAGTAVGSIRTSSTVCLLSGPRETQDSSKPLVWGLGWDMRLLLELTLQLFLQMPEPNIDSPLNTHAAELWKNPTAFKKYLQETYSKQVTSQEP from the exons ATGGCTTCCCAAAACCGCGACCCAGCCGCCACTAGCGTCGCCGCCGCCCGTAAAGGAGCTGAGCCGAGCGGGGGCGCCGCCCGGGGTCCGGTGGGCAAAAG GCTACAGCAGGAGCTGATGACCCTCATG ATGTCTGGCGATAAAGGGATTTCTGCCTTCCCTGAATCAGACAACCTTTTCAAATGGGTAGGGACCATCCATGGAGCAGCTGGAACA gcagtggGGAGCATCAGAACCAGCTCAACAGTTTGTCTACTGTCCGGTCCCAGAGAAACTCAAGATTCTAGCAAGCCCCTTGTGTGGGGCTTGGGTTGGGACATGAGGCTGCTGCTGGAGCTTACTCTGCAACTGTTTCTCCAAATGCCAG AACCCAACATTGATAGTCCCTTGAACACACATGCTGCCGAGCTCTGGAAAAACCCCACAG CTTTTAAGAAGTACCTGCAAGAAACCTACTCAAAGCAGGTCACCAGCCAGGAGCCCTGA
- the TNNC2 gene encoding troponin C, skeletal muscle, whose amino-acid sequence MTDQQAEARSYLSEEMIAEFKAAFDMFDADGGGDISVKELGTVMRMLGQTPTKEELDAIIEEVDEDGSGTIDFEEFLVMMVRQMKEDAKGKSEEELAECFRIFDRNADGYIDPEELAEIFRASGEHVTDEEIESLMKDGDKNNDGRIDFDEFLKMMEGVQ is encoded by the exons ATG ACGGACCAGCAGGCTGAGGCCAGGTCCTACCTCAGCGAAGAGATGATCGCTG agttcaaggctgccttTGACATGTTTGATGCTGATGGTGGTGGGGACATCAGCGTCAAGGAGTTGGGCACGGTGATGAGGATGCTGGGCCAGACACCCACCAAGGAGGAGCTGGACGCCATCATCGAGGAGGTGGATGAGGACG GCAGCGGCACCATCGACTTCGAGGAGTTCTTGGTCATGATGGTGCGCCAGATGAAAGAGGACGCGAAAGGGAAGAGCGAGGAGGAGCTGGCCGAGTGCTTCCGCATCTTCGACAG GAATGCAGACGGCTACATCGACCCGGAGGAGCTGGCTGAGATTTTCAGGGCCTCCGGGGAGCACGTGACGGACGAGGAGATCGAATCTCTGATGAAAGACGGCGACAAGAACAACGACGGCCGCATTGACTTCGACG AGTTCCTGAAGATGATGGAGGGCGTGCAGTAA
- the TNNC2 gene encoding troponin C, skeletal muscle isoform X1, translating into MIAEFKAAFDMFDADGGGDISVKELGTVMRMLGQTPTKEELDAIIEEVDEDGSGTIDFEEFLVMMVRQMKEDAKGKSEEELAECFRIFDRNADGYIDPEELAEIFRASGEHVTDEEIESLMKDGDKNNDGRIDFDEFLKMMEGVQ; encoded by the exons ATGATCGCTG agttcaaggctgccttTGACATGTTTGATGCTGATGGTGGTGGGGACATCAGCGTCAAGGAGTTGGGCACGGTGATGAGGATGCTGGGCCAGACACCCACCAAGGAGGAGCTGGACGCCATCATCGAGGAGGTGGATGAGGACG GCAGCGGCACCATCGACTTCGAGGAGTTCTTGGTCATGATGGTGCGCCAGATGAAAGAGGACGCGAAAGGGAAGAGCGAGGAGGAGCTGGCCGAGTGCTTCCGCATCTTCGACAG GAATGCAGACGGCTACATCGACCCGGAGGAGCTGGCTGAGATTTTCAGGGCCTCCGGGGAGCACGTGACGGACGAGGAGATCGAATCTCTGATGAAAGACGGCGACAAGAACAACGACGGCCGCATTGACTTCGACG AGTTCCTGAAGATGATGGAGGGCGTGCAGTAA
- the UBE2C gene encoding ubiquitin-conjugating enzyme E2 C isoform 7 (isoform 7 is encoded by transcript variant 8) produces MASQNRDPAATSVAAARKGAEPSGGAARGPVGKRLQQELMTLMMSGDKGISAFPESDNLFKWVGTIHGAAGTNPTLIVP; encoded by the exons ATGGCTTCCCAAAACCGCGACCCAGCCGCCACTAGCGTCGCCGCCGCCCGTAAAGGAGCTGAGCCGAGCGGGGGCGCCGCCCGGGGTCCGGTGGGCAAAAG GCTACAGCAGGAGCTGATGACCCTCATG ATGTCTGGCGATAAAGGGATTTCTGCCTTCCCTGAATCAGACAACCTTTTCAAATGGGTAGGGACCATCCATGGAGCAGCTGGAACA AACCCAACATTGATAGTCCCTTGA
- the UBE2C gene encoding ubiquitin-conjugating enzyme E2 C isoform 3 (isoform 3 is encoded by transcript variant 3) yields the protein MASQNRDPAATSVAAARKGAEPSGGAARGPVGKRLQQELMTLMVYEDLRYKLSLEFPSGYPYNAPTVKFLTPCYHPNVDTQGNICLDILKEKWSALYDVRTILLSIQSLLGEPNIDSPLNTHAAELWKNPTAFKKYLQETYSKQVTSQEP from the exons ATGGCTTCCCAAAACCGCGACCCAGCCGCCACTAGCGTCGCCGCCGCCCGTAAAGGAGCTGAGCCGAGCGGGGGCGCCGCCCGGGGTCCGGTGGGCAAAAG GCTACAGCAGGAGCTGATGACCCTCATG GTATATGAAGACCTGAGGTATAAGCTCTCGCTAGAGTTCCCCAGTGGCTACCCTTACAATGCGCCCACAGTGAAGTTCCTCACGCCCTGCTATCACCCCAACGTGGACACCCAGGGTAACATATGCCTGGACATCCTGAAGGAAAAGTGGTCTGCCCTGTATGATGTCAGGACCATTCTGCTCTCCATCCAGAGCCTTCTAGGAG AACCCAACATTGATAGTCCCTTGAACACACATGCTGCCGAGCTCTGGAAAAACCCCACAG CTTTTAAGAAGTACCTGCAAGAAACCTACTCAAAGCAGGTCACCAGCCAGGAGCCCTGA
- the DNTTIP1 gene encoding deoxynucleotidyltransferase terminal-interacting protein 1 isoform X1 has protein sequence MIKHRQVQRRGRRSQMTTSFTDPAISMDLLRAVLQPSINEEIQTVFNKYMKFFQKAALNVRDNVGEEVDAEQLIQEACRSCLEQAKLLFSDGEKVIPRLTHELPGIKRGRQAEEECAHRGSPLPKKRKGRPPGHILSSDRAAAGMVWKPKSCEPIRREGPKWDPARLNESTTFVLGSRANKALGMGGTRGRIYIKHPHLFKYAADPQDKHWLAEQHHMRATGGKMAYLLIEEDIRDLAASDDYRGCLDLKLEELKSFVLPSWMVEKMRKYMETLRTENEHRAVEAPPQT, from the exons TTTCACAGATCCTGCCATCTCCATGGATCTCCTCCGAGCTGTCCTGCAGCCCAGCATCAACGAGGAGATCCAGACTGTCTTCAACAAGTACATGAAG TTCTTCCAGAAGGCAGCACTGAACGTGCGAGACAATGTTGGGGAGGAGGTGGACGCAGAGCAGCTGATCCAGGAAGCCTGTCGGAGCTGCCTGGAGCAG GCTAAACTGCTCTTTTCAGATGGAGAAAAAGTAATACCCAGATTGACCCATGAGCTTCCAGGAATAAAG cGTGGCCGTCAGGCAGAAGAAGAATGTGCCCATCGAGGAAGCCCCCTTCCTAAAAAG AGGAAAGGACGGCCTCCTGGACACATCCTGTCAAGCGACCGGGCAGCCGCCGGCATGGT ATGGAAACCAAAATCCTGTGAACCAATTCGCCGGGAAGGCCCCAAG TGGGACCCAGCTCGCCTGAATGAATCTACCACCTTTGTGTTGGGATCTCGAGCCAACAA AGCCCTGGGGATGGGGGGCACCAGAGGAAGAATCTACATCAAGCACCCACACCTCTTTAAG TATGCAGCTGACCCCCAGGATAAGCACTGGCTGGCTGAGCAGCATCACATGCGGGCAACAGGGGGCAAGATG gcctaCCTCCTCATCGAGGAGGACATCCGGGACCTTGCGGCCAGTGATGATTACAG AGGATGCCTGGATCTGAAGCTAGAGGAATTGAAATCCTTTGTCCTACCCTCCTGGATGGTGGAGAAGATGAGAAAGTATATGGAGACACTACGGACAGAGAATGAGCATCGTGCTGTTGAAGCACCTCCACAGACCTGA
- the UBE2C gene encoding ubiquitin-conjugating enzyme E2 C isoform 4 (isoform 4 is encoded by transcript variant 4): MTLMMSGDKGISAFPESDNLFKWVGTIHGAAGTVYEDLRYKLSLEFPSGYPYNAPTVKFLTPCYHPNVDTQGNICLDILKEKWSALYDVRTILLSIQSLLGEPNIDSPLNTHAAELWKNPTAFKKYLQETYSKQVTSQEP, translated from the exons ATGACCCTCATG ATGTCTGGCGATAAAGGGATTTCTGCCTTCCCTGAATCAGACAACCTTTTCAAATGGGTAGGGACCATCCATGGAGCAGCTGGAACA GTATATGAAGACCTGAGGTATAAGCTCTCGCTAGAGTTCCCCAGTGGCTACCCTTACAATGCGCCCACAGTGAAGTTCCTCACGCCCTGCTATCACCCCAACGTGGACACCCAGGGTAACATATGCCTGGACATCCTGAAGGAAAAGTGGTCTGCCCTGTATGATGTCAGGACCATTCTGCTCTCCATCCAGAGCCTTCTAGGAG AACCCAACATTGATAGTCCCTTGAACACACATGCTGCCGAGCTCTGGAAAAACCCCACAG CTTTTAAGAAGTACCTGCAAGAAACCTACTCAAAGCAGGTCACCAGCCAGGAGCCCTGA
- the UBE2C gene encoding ubiquitin-conjugating enzyme E2 C isoform 1 (isoform 1 is encoded by transcript variant 1), producing MASQNRDPAATSVAAARKGAEPSGGAARGPVGKRLQQELMTLMMSGDKGISAFPESDNLFKWVGTIHGAAGTVYEDLRYKLSLEFPSGYPYNAPTVKFLTPCYHPNVDTQGNICLDILKEKWSALYDVRTILLSIQSLLGEPNIDSPLNTHAAELWKNPTAFKKYLQETYSKQVTSQEP from the exons ATGGCTTCCCAAAACCGCGACCCAGCCGCCACTAGCGTCGCCGCCGCCCGTAAAGGAGCTGAGCCGAGCGGGGGCGCCGCCCGGGGTCCGGTGGGCAAAAG GCTACAGCAGGAGCTGATGACCCTCATG ATGTCTGGCGATAAAGGGATTTCTGCCTTCCCTGAATCAGACAACCTTTTCAAATGGGTAGGGACCATCCATGGAGCAGCTGGAACA GTATATGAAGACCTGAGGTATAAGCTCTCGCTAGAGTTCCCCAGTGGCTACCCTTACAATGCGCCCACAGTGAAGTTCCTCACGCCCTGCTATCACCCCAACGTGGACACCCAGGGTAACATATGCCTGGACATCCTGAAGGAAAAGTGGTCTGCCCTGTATGATGTCAGGACCATTCTGCTCTCCATCCAGAGCCTTCTAGGAG AACCCAACATTGATAGTCCCTTGAACACACATGCTGCCGAGCTCTGGAAAAACCCCACAG CTTTTAAGAAGTACCTGCAAGAAACCTACTCAAAGCAGGTCACCAGCCAGGAGCCCTGA
- the UBE2C gene encoding ubiquitin-conjugating enzyme E2 C isoform 6 (isoform 6 is encoded by transcript variant 7), translated as MASQNRDPAATSVAAARKGAEPSGGAARGPVGKRLQQELMTLMAVGSIRTSSTVCLLSGPRETQDSSKPLVWGLGWDMRLLLELTLQLFLQMPEPNIDSPLNTHAAELWKNPTAFKKYLQETYSKQVTSQEP; from the exons ATGGCTTCCCAAAACCGCGACCCAGCCGCCACTAGCGTCGCCGCCGCCCGTAAAGGAGCTGAGCCGAGCGGGGGCGCCGCCCGGGGTCCGGTGGGCAAAAG GCTACAGCAGGAGCTGATGACCCTCATG gcagtggGGAGCATCAGAACCAGCTCAACAGTTTGTCTACTGTCCGGTCCCAGAGAAACTCAAGATTCTAGCAAGCCCCTTGTGTGGGGCTTGGGTTGGGACATGAGGCTGCTGCTGGAGCTTACTCTGCAACTGTTTCTCCAAATGCCAG AACCCAACATTGATAGTCCCTTGAACACACATGCTGCCGAGCTCTGGAAAAACCCCACAG CTTTTAAGAAGTACCTGCAAGAAACCTACTCAAAGCAGGTCACCAGCCAGGAGCCCTGA